A genomic window from Euzebya rosea includes:
- a CDS encoding TasA family protein, translating to MTPSSTAPSSTARSSTVSPSAAHPAAVRQRRERILLSGLLLVLALMLFGAGASAMFTASTAGTTSVASGTVVLDLGADGTAANRLSMDAANIAPGDIVERAVDVINSGTLDLSQLTLTTSASRSSLLDTDTADGLQMTVRGCSIPWTERSVENGFAYSCAGATSTLVSPRPVIGTDMDLSATAAITAGETAHLAIELVLPETAGNEFQGQTTTVDYVFDAVQRTAERR from the coding sequence ATGACCCCCTCGTCCACCGCTCCCTCGTCCACCGCCCGCTCGTCCACCGTCAGCCCGTCCGCCGCGCACCCCGCCGCCGTCCGCCAGCGTCGTGAGCGCATCCTGCTGAGCGGCCTCCTGCTGGTCCTCGCACTGATGCTGTTCGGCGCCGGCGCGTCGGCCATGTTCACCGCCTCGACCGCCGGCACCACGTCGGTCGCCTCCGGCACCGTCGTGCTGGACCTCGGCGCGGACGGCACCGCCGCCAACCGCCTGTCCATGGACGCCGCCAACATCGCGCCCGGGGACATCGTCGAACGTGCAGTCGACGTCATCAACAGCGGCACGCTGGACCTCTCGCAGCTGACGCTGACCACGTCGGCCTCTCGCTCCTCCCTGCTGGACACCGACACCGCCGACGGCCTGCAGATGACCGTCCGTGGCTGCTCGATCCCGTGGACGGAACGCAGCGTCGAGAACGGCTTCGCGTACTCCTGCGCTGGTGCCACCAGCACGCTCGTCAGCCCGCGCCCCGTCATCGGCACCGACATGGACCTCTCGGCCACCGCCGCCATCACCGCGGGGGAGACCGCACACCTGGCCATCGAGCTGGTCCTGCCGGAGACGGCCGGCAACGAGTTCCAGGGCCAGACCACGACCGTGGACTACGTGTTCGACGCCGTCCAGCGGACCGCCGAGCGCCGGTAG
- a CDS encoding GNAT family N-acetyltransferase, translating to MTTFFPPERLETDRFVIRCWMPGDGPALRDASLASYEHLRPWLSWAVREEPEDVNEERVRRFRARWLLNEDYVLSIWDPEGARVLGGSGFHLRDGFGWQDGVAEIGMWISGDAAGRGLGTDVLRALLGWGFDAWGWERLEWRCDVRNVASRRVAEKAGMLLEGTLRGEPAQVGEGRRDTLVFGLTRDAVAAGEDR from the coding sequence ATGACCACGTTCTTCCCGCCCGAGCGCTTGGAAACCGACCGGTTCGTGATTCGCTGCTGGATGCCGGGCGATGGTCCTGCCCTGCGGGATGCAAGCCTGGCGTCGTACGAGCACCTGCGGCCCTGGTTGTCCTGGGCCGTGCGGGAAGAACCCGAGGACGTCAACGAGGAGCGCGTCCGTCGGTTCCGGGCCAGGTGGCTGCTGAACGAGGACTACGTGCTGTCGATCTGGGACCCCGAGGGGGCCCGGGTGCTGGGCGGCTCGGGGTTCCACCTCCGGGACGGGTTCGGCTGGCAGGACGGGGTGGCCGAGATCGGCATGTGGATCAGCGGCGACGCCGCCGGTCGGGGCCTCGGCACCGACGTGCTGCGCGCCCTGCTCGGCTGGGGGTTCGACGCCTGGGGATGGGAGCGCCTGGAATGGCGCTGCGACGTCCGCAACGTTGCGTCGCGACGGGTGGCGGAGAAGGCCGGCATGCTGCTGGAGGGCACGTTGCGGGGCGAACCGGCACAGGTCGGCGAAGGACGCCGTGACACGCTGGTGTTCGGCCTCACCCGGGACGCCGTCGCGGCCGGGGAGGACCGCTGA
- a CDS encoding molybdopterin-dependent oxidoreductase, giving the protein MTTTRPTALAAITIALCILATACTTATDPDPVADRGYERITEAAIGPGEAIPAPTGDVVLTITGAITTTNVDGVLALDMDTLESLGLVSYEVDDDQAEGRRVMFTGVLLSDLLAAAGIAEDAEVLEMTALNDYVVDVPVADAEASPVMVATMSDEDRMPVSNYGPTRLVYPYDSHDLSPTIHDPRWIWQLASIDVR; this is encoded by the coding sequence ATGACGACCACACGACCCACGGCGCTGGCCGCCATCACGATCGCCCTGTGCATCCTGGCGACGGCGTGCACGACCGCAACCGACCCCGACCCCGTGGCGGACCGGGGCTACGAGCGGATCACCGAGGCCGCCATCGGACCCGGGGAGGCGATCCCCGCACCGACCGGCGATGTCGTGCTGACCATCACCGGCGCCATCACGACCACCAACGTCGACGGCGTCCTGGCCCTCGACATGGACACGCTCGAGTCGCTCGGACTGGTGAGCTACGAGGTCGACGACGACCAAGCGGAGGGACGCCGTGTGATGTTCACCGGGGTCCTGCTCAGCGACCTGCTCGCCGCGGCCGGGATCGCGGAGGATGCCGAGGTCCTGGAGATGACCGCCCTCAACGACTACGTGGTCGACGTCCCCGTCGCCGACGCAGAGGCGTCGCCGGTGATGGTCGCCACGATGTCCGACGAGGACCGCATGCCCGTGTCCAACTACGGCCCGACCCGTCTCGTGTACCCCTACGACAGCCACGACCTCAGCCCCACCATCCACGACCCCCGGTGGATCTGGCAGCTGGCCTCCATCGACGTCCGCTGA
- a CDS encoding NAD(P)/FAD-dependent oxidoreductase — MASAMDSPAAPLPTSPTDTADVVVVGAGPGGSAAAYFLARAGHDVVLLEKDAFPRDKVCGDGLTPRAVHAMKLLGLEEEAEGTPDGWARQSGLRMYGGGVTWNMPWPETDDFPTHSITATRALFDHTLAKNAANAGAHLWEETKAVAPLWIDGREDRIAGVAYERADGTTGAIRARTVVLADGGSSRLAIEMGLHRDESRPMGAAIRAYYRSPRSTMDHMEGFLELKKGDELLPGYGWIFPLDDGLVNVGWGLISTSKHFQTTSYRKVLNDWVSGFPEEWGMTPETMVGKPKGAGLPMGHNRHPHVWKGAVLVGDSGGMVNPFNGEGISYAIEAAEMAARAIDDALRTRRDDALLAYPAELKRAWGGYFQLGRVFLTVMADPTVMKIATQYGMPKRRLMDFVFRTMAHLVNEKNRNVTDVVINTLSRAVPAA, encoded by the coding sequence ATGGCCTCTGCGATGGACTCCCCTGCCGCCCCCCTTCCCACCAGCCCCACCGACACGGCCGACGTCGTCGTCGTGGGCGCCGGCCCCGGCGGTTCGGCCGCCGCGTACTTCCTGGCCCGCGCGGGTCACGACGTCGTCCTGCTGGAGAAGGACGCCTTCCCGCGCGACAAGGTCTGCGGCGACGGGCTGACCCCGCGGGCGGTCCACGCCATGAAGCTGCTGGGCCTGGAGGAGGAGGCCGAGGGCACCCCCGACGGCTGGGCCCGCCAGTCCGGACTGCGGATGTACGGCGGCGGGGTCACCTGGAACATGCCGTGGCCCGAGACCGACGACTTCCCGACCCACTCCATCACCGCCACCCGCGCGCTGTTCGACCACACGCTGGCCAAGAACGCCGCCAACGCCGGCGCCCACCTGTGGGAGGAGACCAAGGCCGTCGCCCCGCTGTGGATCGACGGGCGCGAGGACCGCATCGCCGGGGTCGCCTACGAACGGGCCGACGGCACCACCGGTGCCATCCGTGCCCGCACCGTCGTGCTGGCCGACGGGGGCTCGTCCCGTCTGGCCATCGAGATGGGCCTGCACCGCGACGAGTCCCGCCCGATGGGTGCGGCGATCCGCGCGTACTACCGCTCGCCCCGCTCCACGATGGACCACATGGAGGGCTTCCTCGAGCTGAAGAAGGGTGACGAGCTCCTCCCCGGCTACGGCTGGATCTTCCCCCTCGACGACGGGCTCGTGAACGTGGGCTGGGGGCTGATCTCGACCTCCAAGCACTTCCAGACGACCAGCTACCGCAAGGTCCTCAACGACTGGGTCAGCGGCTTCCCCGAGGAGTGGGGGATGACGCCGGAGACCATGGTCGGCAAGCCGAAGGGCGCCGGCCTGCCGATGGGCCACAACCGCCACCCCCACGTCTGGAAGGGCGCGGTGCTGGTCGGTGACTCCGGCGGCATGGTCAACCCGTTCAACGGCGAGGGCATCTCCTACGCCATCGAGGCCGCCGAGATGGCCGCCCGCGCCATCGACGACGCGCTGCGCACCCGCCGCGACGACGCGCTGCTGGCCTACCCCGCGGAGCTCAAGCGGGCCTGGGGTGGCTACTTCCAGCTCGGTCGGGTCTTCCTGACCGTCATGGCCGACCCGACCGTGATGAAGATCGCCACCCAGTACGGCATGCCCAAGCGGCGGCTGATGGACTTCGTCTTCCGGACCATGGCGCACCTGGTCAACGAGAAGAACCGCAACGTGACCGACGTCGTCATCAACACCCTGTCCCGCGCGGTGCCCGCCGCATGA
- a CDS encoding hybrid sensor histidine kinase/response regulator, with the protein MHGPRSSPERAPRLYGRAFAAVVAGLLISIGFVGVALLEQNSALSGQLGAVDPIVNGNVRVLSQTQRELLRLDALIASGNPDRELVRFHADLVTQRIREAGLSYQINTLGSPELLAQSGTLGLIWTSRAEPLLDGAVDGSPTARAELRALIDEIELGFNRLVSEAEINRRFNAVEANTATSEVLGRTRGVLVGGGVSVVLLLAGAGLAGLGFVRFDRQRARTAQLMSELNDEMRILSAVASHTNAMVVITDADGVTTWVNDAFVESTGYPAEAIVGRRPGDVLQGPETDPDTVARMARHVSAGEAFTCEVVNYSADGVPYWVRIEVQPVTDDHGTLVNFIAVESDITADREAQRRLERAKEVAEEVATAKSSFLATMSHEIRTPLNAVIGLTSLLQGTPLDDQQREYVTTAASSGRLLLDVINDILSWSALGFDAVELERRPFSPQELVEQTVELARANATAKDIRVTSTVADDVPTTLEGDPTRLRQVLVNIVGNAVKFTDEGHVAVHVDIVDHAPDEATVPVRIRVVDTGIGIPADQVDRLFLPFSQADASTTRRYGGTGLGLAISNDLVALMGGRIDVESTPGTGTEVVIQLDLPVGRDASPGLASTAEVDAPPSADLRVLLVEDDPVNQMVAFHMLDRLGLTADVADNGQAALEAVHRCDYDVVLMDVHMPVMDGPTAARHIRQELPAARQPTIVAMTANAMPGDRERLLAADMDDYVAKPVRLGDLATTLRAVGATQS; encoded by the coding sequence ATGCACGGCCCGAGATCCAGCCCCGAGCGCGCGCCCCGGCTCTACGGACGAGCGTTCGCCGCGGTCGTCGCCGGCCTGCTGATCAGCATCGGCTTCGTCGGTGTGGCGTTGCTGGAGCAGAACAGCGCGCTGTCGGGGCAGCTCGGCGCGGTTGACCCCATCGTCAACGGCAACGTCCGCGTACTGAGCCAGACCCAGCGCGAGCTGCTCCGCCTGGACGCGCTGATCGCCTCGGGGAACCCGGACCGAGAGCTGGTCCGGTTCCACGCAGACCTGGTGACCCAACGGATCAGGGAGGCGGGGCTGTCCTATCAGATCAACACCCTCGGCAGCCCGGAGCTGCTGGCCCAGTCCGGCACGCTCGGCCTCATCTGGACCTCCCGGGCCGAACCCCTGCTCGACGGGGCAGTCGACGGGAGCCCCACCGCACGGGCCGAGCTCAGGGCGCTGATCGACGAGATCGAGCTGGGCTTCAACCGGCTGGTCAGCGAAGCGGAGATCAACCGTCGCTTCAACGCCGTGGAGGCCAACACCGCGACGTCGGAGGTGCTGGGCAGGACCCGAGGGGTCCTCGTCGGTGGTGGCGTCAGCGTGGTGCTGTTGCTGGCCGGTGCTGGCCTCGCTGGCCTCGGCTTCGTCCGCTTCGACCGGCAACGGGCTCGGACGGCCCAGCTGATGTCGGAGCTCAACGACGAGATGCGCATCCTGTCCGCCGTGGCCAGCCACACCAACGCCATGGTGGTCATCACCGACGCCGACGGCGTCACCACCTGGGTCAACGACGCGTTCGTCGAGTCGACCGGCTATCCCGCAGAGGCCATCGTCGGCCGACGTCCGGGGGACGTGCTGCAGGGCCCCGAGACCGACCCGGACACGGTGGCCCGCATGGCCCGTCACGTGTCCGCGGGAGAGGCGTTCACCTGCGAGGTCGTCAACTACTCCGCCGACGGGGTGCCCTACTGGGTCCGCATCGAGGTCCAGCCGGTCACCGATGACCACGGGACGCTCGTCAACTTCATCGCCGTGGAGTCCGACATCACCGCCGACCGCGAGGCACAGCGCCGCCTGGAACGGGCGAAGGAGGTCGCGGAGGAGGTCGCCACGGCCAAGTCCAGCTTCCTCGCGACGATGAGCCACGAGATCCGCACGCCGCTGAACGCCGTCATCGGCCTGACCTCGCTGCTGCAGGGCACCCCGCTCGACGACCAGCAACGCGAGTACGTCACGACCGCCGCGTCGTCGGGCCGGCTGCTGCTCGACGTCATCAACGACATCCTCAGCTGGTCGGCCCTGGGGTTCGATGCGGTCGAGCTCGAACGCCGGCCGTTCAGTCCGCAGGAGCTCGTCGAGCAGACCGTCGAGCTGGCCCGTGCGAACGCCACAGCCAAGGACATCCGGGTGACCAGCACGGTGGCCGACGACGTCCCGACGACCCTGGAGGGCGACCCGACCCGGCTTCGCCAGGTGCTGGTCAACATCGTCGGCAACGCGGTGAAGTTCACCGACGAGGGACACGTCGCCGTGCACGTCGACATCGTCGACCACGCCCCGGACGAGGCCACCGTCCCCGTGCGGATCCGGGTGGTCGACACCGGGATCGGCATCCCCGCGGACCAGGTCGATCGGCTCTTCCTGCCCTTCAGCCAGGCCGATGCCTCGACGACGAGGAGGTACGGCGGCACCGGCCTCGGGCTGGCCATCAGCAACGACCTGGTGGCGCTCATGGGCGGTCGGATCGACGTCGAAAGCACCCCGGGGACGGGGACCGAGGTCGTGATCCAGCTGGACCTCCCCGTCGGCCGGGACGCGTCGCCGGGACTGGCGTCGACCGCCGAGGTGGACGCCCCGCCGTCAGCCGACCTCAGGGTGCTGCTGGTCGAGGACGATCCGGTCAACCAGATGGTGGCGTTCCACATGCTGGACCGGCTCGGGTTGACCGCCGACGTGGCCGACAACGGACAGGCCGCCCTCGAGGCGGTCCACCGTTGCGACTACGACGTGGTGCTCATGGACGTGCACATGCCGGTCATGGACGGGCCGACCGCAGCACGGCACATCCGGCAGGAGCTGCCGGCGGCCCGGCAGCCCACGATCGTGGCGATGACGGCCAACGCCATGCCCGGCGACCGCGAACGACTCCTCGCCGCGGACATGGACGACTACGTGGCCAAGCCGGTCCGCCTCGGCGACCTGGCCACGACCCTGCGTGCGGTGGGAGCCACCCAGTCGTGA
- a CDS encoding S9 family peptidase, which yields MTGNQPAAVPAAKRVPHTWDRPTGEARDHYAWLRDREDPDTVGYLEAENAFADSWFAPHGETIEAIYEEIRSRVQETDDSPPVRDGDWWYQRRTEEGKAYSIHTRGRSAETAGEQLVLDTNVEADGHDFFSLGMLNVSPDHTLAAWSADTDGSERYTVRFRDVASGTDIDDVLEGTKSGASAWSADGSWFLYMLPDATERPYRVMRHRMGTPQADDLEVYTDDDERFFVGVGTTLSEGWIIISSQSKITSESWLLPADDPTAEPVLVRARETGVEYDVDDWDDTLVVHTNLDAEDFRVMTAPHDAPGEWTELEPHQPGTRITGVAPFAGHLVIHEWHDAQPRMRLLFRDGTRRVLPGLDAPHSIGFAGNRTWDTDVLRVGMQSMVDPHRIVDIDVRTGEQTLVKQHPTPNVDLGDYTAERIWATAEDGTRVPVDVVRHVDTPVDGSAACLLYGYGSYEHSIPPSFSVARLSLLDRGMTYALVHPRGGGEGGRRWYLDGKLLAKRNTFTDTLAAADHLVETGWSAPDRLAIRGGSAGGLLVGACITMRPERFASAVADVPFVDIVTTMSDPTLPLTVTEWEEWGDPREEPYASYMLSYSPYDNTVAADYPAIYVTAGLNDPRVSYHEPAKWVARLREVHTGTRPIVMKTEMGAGHGGPSGRYEAWRDEARTLAFLLSTTGVISSS from the coding sequence ATGACCGGCAACCAGCCCGCAGCAGTCCCCGCCGCCAAGCGCGTCCCCCACACCTGGGACCGTCCGACCGGCGAGGCCCGGGACCACTACGCCTGGCTCCGCGACCGCGAGGACCCCGACACGGTCGGCTACCTCGAGGCCGAGAACGCCTTCGCCGACAGCTGGTTCGCCCCGCACGGCGAGACGATCGAGGCGATCTACGAGGAGATCCGCTCCCGGGTGCAGGAGACCGACGACTCCCCGCCGGTCCGCGACGGTGACTGGTGGTACCAGCGCCGCACGGAGGAGGGGAAGGCGTACTCCATCCACACCCGTGGCCGCAGCGCCGAGACCGCCGGCGAGCAGCTGGTGCTGGACACCAACGTCGAGGCGGATGGCCACGACTTCTTCTCCCTCGGCATGCTCAACGTCAGCCCCGACCACACGCTCGCCGCGTGGTCGGCCGACACCGACGGGTCCGAGCGCTACACCGTCCGGTTCCGGGACGTCGCCAGCGGCACCGACATCGACGACGTGCTCGAGGGCACCAAGTCAGGCGCGTCGGCATGGTCCGCCGACGGCAGCTGGTTCCTCTACATGCTGCCCGACGCCACCGAGCGCCCCTACCGGGTGATGCGGCACCGGATGGGCACGCCGCAGGCCGACGACCTCGAGGTCTACACCGACGACGACGAGCGCTTCTTCGTCGGGGTCGGCACGACCCTGTCGGAGGGCTGGATCATCATCTCCAGCCAGTCCAAGATCACCTCGGAGTCCTGGCTGCTGCCCGCCGACGACCCGACCGCCGAACCGGTCCTCGTCCGCGCCCGCGAGACCGGCGTGGAGTACGACGTCGACGACTGGGACGACACGCTGGTCGTCCACACCAACCTCGACGCCGAGGACTTCCGGGTCATGACCGCCCCGCACGACGCCCCGGGCGAGTGGACCGAGCTCGAGCCCCACCAGCCCGGCACGCGCATCACGGGTGTCGCCCCGTTCGCCGGCCACCTGGTCATCCACGAGTGGCACGACGCCCAGCCGCGCATGCGGCTGCTGTTCCGCGACGGCACCCGACGGGTCCTCCCGGGCCTGGATGCCCCCCACTCCATCGGCTTCGCCGGCAACCGCACCTGGGACACCGACGTCCTCCGGGTCGGCATGCAGTCCATGGTCGACCCGCACCGGATCGTCGACATCGACGTGCGCACGGGCGAGCAGACCCTGGTCAAGCAGCACCCGACCCCCAACGTCGACCTCGGCGACTACACCGCCGAGCGCATCTGGGCGACCGCCGAGGACGGCACCCGCGTGCCCGTCGACGTCGTCCGCCACGTCGACACCCCCGTCGACGGATCGGCTGCCTGCCTGCTGTACGGATACGGCAGCTACGAGCACTCCATCCCGCCGTCCTTCAGCGTCGCGCGACTGTCGCTGCTCGACCGTGGCATGACCTACGCGCTGGTCCACCCCAGGGGAGGAGGGGAGGGCGGCCGCCGCTGGTACCTCGACGGCAAGCTGCTGGCCAAGCGCAACACGTTCACCGACACCCTCGCCGCCGCCGACCACCTGGTCGAGACGGGCTGGTCGGCCCCCGACCGGCTGGCGATCCGTGGGGGATCCGCCGGTGGCCTGCTCGTCGGCGCCTGCATCACGATGCGGCCCGAGCGCTTCGCCAGCGCCGTGGCCGACGTGCCGTTCGTCGACATCGTGACGACCATGTCGGACCCGACGCTGCCGCTGACGGTCACGGAGTGGGAGGAGTGGGGCGACCCGCGCGAGGAGCCGTACGCCAGCTACATGCTGAGCTACTCGCCCTACGACAACACCGTCGCCGCCGACTACCCGGCGATCTACGTGACGGCCGGCCTGAACGATCCGCGGGTCAGCTACCACGAGCCGGCCAAGTGGGTGGCCCGCCTGCGCGAGGTGCACACCGGCACGCGACCCATCGTGATGAAGACCGAGATGGGAGCGGGCCACGGCGGTCCCTCGGGTCGCTACGAGGCGTGGCGCGACGAAGCCCGCACCCTGGCGTTCCTGCTGTCGACGACCGGCGTGATCAGCTCGAGCTGA
- a CDS encoding signal peptidase I, with amino-acid sequence MSRATRIRVRPTQLMLLASVVVLAGVVVLQMLGTHRFVPVLSGSMSGYVEAGDVSVLTPLDAADLRVGDVIAFHPPTPEAALTLHRVVEVLDVGERPVVRTKGDANEHPDPWTARLDGPELWQATGRIPTIGHAVLWLQHRQVRLLVLGAIVGLLVLVGMRRIWAPAGEEAPAEPVAAAPSTRRRPAVGPGLAVLAVLSVGIVGVAGGLRPGSAAFTDRTDGGTTVGTTSVSPPSDLRAQLLCEVDAPTAVRLTWTPSSGMGLVGQEVWRRPLDGSAVLVATVGPDAASHDDVLVDTLLGTSITWVVRAVSEGWTSDFTNAASLLDTCEPDPLPTDVPLPGPTPDPTPEPTPEPTPEPTPEPTPEPTPEPTPEPTPTPEPTPTPAPEPTLEPAPDPCKNLPPGAQAPGKCRDPQ; translated from the coding sequence GTGTCCCGAGCCACCCGAATCCGTGTTCGCCCGACCCAGCTGATGCTGCTCGCCAGCGTCGTCGTCCTCGCCGGCGTCGTCGTGCTGCAGATGCTCGGCACACATCGCTTCGTGCCCGTGCTGTCGGGCAGCATGTCGGGATACGTCGAGGCAGGGGACGTCAGCGTCCTGACCCCCCTCGACGCGGCCGACCTCCGGGTCGGCGACGTCATCGCCTTCCACCCGCCCACGCCCGAGGCCGCGCTGACCCTGCACCGCGTGGTCGAGGTCCTCGACGTCGGCGAACGGCCGGTGGTGCGCACGAAGGGTGACGCCAACGAGCACCCCGACCCGTGGACTGCTCGCCTGGACGGCCCCGAGCTGTGGCAGGCGACGGGACGCATCCCGACGATCGGCCACGCCGTCCTCTGGCTGCAGCATCGGCAGGTCCGGCTGCTCGTCCTGGGCGCGATCGTGGGGCTCCTCGTGCTCGTCGGCATGCGCAGGATCTGGGCGCCTGCCGGGGAGGAGGCCCCGGCCGAGCCCGTGGCGGCGGCGCCGTCGACGCGACGACGCCCGGCCGTGGGACCCGGCCTCGCCGTCCTCGCGGTGCTGTCGGTGGGCATCGTCGGTGTCGCCGGCGGACTGCGGCCCGGCAGCGCCGCCTTCACCGATCGGACCGACGGAGGGACGACCGTGGGCACGACATCGGTCAGCCCGCCGTCGGACCTGCGTGCCCAGCTGCTCTGCGAGGTCGACGCCCCCACCGCCGTCCGGCTGACGTGGACGCCGTCATCCGGCATGGGCCTCGTCGGCCAGGAGGTGTGGCGTCGCCCCCTCGACGGCAGCGCGGTGCTGGTCGCCACGGTGGGCCCCGACGCTGCGTCGCACGACGACGTGCTCGTGGACACCCTGCTCGGCACCTCGATCACCTGGGTCGTGCGTGCCGTCAGCGAGGGATGGACCTCCGACTTCACCAACGCGGCCTCGTTGCTGGACACCTGTGAGCCGGACCCCCTGCCGACTGACGTCCCCCTGCCCGGGCCGACGCCGGACCCGACCCCGGAGCCGACGCCGGAGCCCACGCCGGAGCCGACGCCGGAGCCCACGCCGGAACCGACGCCGGAGCCGACGCCGGAGCCGACCCCGACGCCGGAGCCGACCCCGACGCCAGCGCCCGAGCCGACCCTCGAGCCGGCGCCCGATCCGTGCAAGAACCTGCCGCCCGGCGCCCAGGCCCCGGGCAAGTGCAGGGACCCGCAGTGA
- a CDS encoding glycerophosphodiester phosphodiesterase family protein translates to MSLRALAFLLALLASSVPTAALAQDGEPVGAVSVLAHRGASAYAPEHTFFAYDLAVEQDTDFLECDLQMTSDGVLVCVHDSTVDRTSDGSGDVEQLTLAELRQLDWGSWFEASDPAVGARFAGAQVVPFEEQLDCYAAVNPRLRFHIETKSPDSLGGAMEEELVRVLDARGLVPAEAPSPQADLAIVQSFSRRSLEIVKDLEPRLATALLFAAPDQANVTLLEALTGQMPAVADVMAPNAAFLTAHPLYVDAVHANGGEVHTWTVDDAARMDRLLAMGVDGIFTNRPDVARGRIDAGGSAVPADVRGNPSVVDPLCPGTAGTIERDAVSEALRFAGLAFSASGPAVVAERGAFAYAPDVLLARDDVFADALGAGAAQGLLQAPLLLTDGDVLDGRVRAELVRLGAERVHLLGGEAAVSPAVEQALVDLGYAVSRLAGEERIATALAVADAAIAAAAAAGTEVTTAVIARADGPGTAAFVDALGAGALGVSIDAPVLLTATDGLSPATAAWLEASTLTDVVVAGGESAVSAVVEADLRALGLGVTRAGGPTRFETAVELARAAGHESGADVDTIVLVDGTAPDGWTAGFTATSQAMGRDAVVLPVAGESVPTPVAEWLGDGTGEVVCALAVDVGACPDHLPLRGSSVGEHPAG, encoded by the coding sequence ATGTCCCTTCGCGCCCTCGCCTTCCTGCTCGCCCTGCTCGCGTCGTCCGTTCCGACGGCAGCCCTCGCCCAGGACGGCGAGCCGGTCGGCGCCGTCAGCGTCCTCGCCCACCGTGGCGCCAGCGCCTACGCCCCCGAGCACACCTTCTTCGCCTACGACCTGGCGGTCGAGCAGGACACCGACTTCCTCGAGTGCGACCTGCAGATGACCAGCGACGGGGTCCTGGTCTGCGTGCACGACTCGACGGTGGACCGGACCTCCGACGGCTCGGGCGACGTCGAGCAGCTGACGCTGGCCGAGCTCCGCCAGCTCGACTGGGGCAGCTGGTTCGAGGCGAGCGACCCGGCCGTCGGCGCACGGTTCGCCGGCGCGCAGGTCGTCCCCTTCGAGGAGCAGCTGGACTGCTACGCCGCGGTCAACCCTCGGCTGCGCTTCCACATCGAGACCAAGTCGCCCGACTCGTTGGGCGGGGCGATGGAGGAGGAGCTGGTCCGCGTCCTCGACGCCCGGGGGTTGGTCCCCGCCGAGGCCCCCTCCCCGCAGGCCGACCTCGCGATCGTGCAGTCCTTCAGCCGTCGGAGCCTGGAGATCGTGAAGGACCTGGAGCCCCGCCTGGCCACCGCGCTGCTGTTCGCGGCGCCGGACCAGGCCAACGTGACGCTGCTCGAGGCCCTGACCGGCCAGATGCCCGCCGTCGCCGACGTGATGGCGCCCAACGCCGCGTTCCTGACCGCCCATCCCCTGTACGTCGATGCGGTGCACGCCAACGGGGGAGAGGTCCACACCTGGACCGTCGACGACGCCGCACGGATGGACCGGCTGCTGGCCATGGGCGTGGACGGGATCTTCACCAACCGTCCCGACGTCGCCCGTGGACGGATCGACGCAGGGGGCAGCGCCGTCCCTGCGGACGTCCGAGGCAACCCGTCGGTGGTCGATCCGCTCTGCCCCGGCACCGCCGGGACGATCGAGCGCGATGCGGTCAGCGAGGCGCTGCGCTTCGCCGGCCTGGCGTTCTCCGCGTCCGGTCCTGCGGTCGTGGCCGAGCGCGGGGCCTTCGCCTACGCCCCCGACGTGCTGCTGGCCCGTGACGACGTGTTCGCCGATGCGCTCGGTGCGGGCGCCGCGCAGGGGTTGCTGCAGGCGCCGCTGCTGCTGACCGACGGCGACGTGCTCGACGGTCGGGTGCGGGCCGAGCTGGTCCGGCTGGGTGCCGAGCGCGTCCACCTGCTCGGCGGCGAGGCGGCGGTGTCACCTGCGGTCGAGCAGGCGCTGGTCGACCTGGGCTACGCGGTGTCACGGCTGGCGGGCGAGGAGCGGATCGCCACTGCACTCGCCGTCGCCGACGCCGCGATCGCCGCAGCGGCCGCTGCCGGCACCGAGGTGACGACCGCGGTGATCGCCAGGGCGGACGGCCCCGGCACGGCGGCCTTCGTCGACGCCCTCGGGGCCGGGGCGCTCGGCGTGTCCATTGACGCGCCGGTCCTGCTGACGGCGACCGACGGCCTGTCGCCGGCGACCGCCGCGTGGCTGGAGGCCAGCACCCTCACCGACGTGGTCGTCGCCGGGGGCGAGTCGGCCGTGTCCGCGGTGGTGGAGGCGGATCTCCGCGCGCTCGGACTGGGCGTGACTCGCGCCGGGGGCCCGACCCGCTTCGAGACGGCCGTGGAGCTGGCACGCGCCGCGGGCCACGAGTCCGGCGCCGATGTCGACACCATCGTGCTTGTCGACGGCACCGCCCCCGACGGCTGGACGGCCGGGTTCACGGCCACATCACAGGCCATGGGTCGCGACGCGGTGGTCCTGCCGGTCGCCGGAGAGTCGGTTCCGACCCCGGTGGCCGAGTGGCTGGGCGACGGCACGGGCGAGGTCGTCTGTGCGCTGGCCGTCGACGTGGGGGCGTGCCCGGACCACCTGCCGCTACGTGGGTCGAGCGTGGGGGAACATCCTGCGGGTTGA